In the Flavobacterium sp. J372 genome, one interval contains:
- a CDS encoding SCO family protein, which translates to MKNKSYIGISFIILVFGILTIPKIVDRIKNEDVVKNDRLNVVQGKQSDLFTVGKAPFFRLTNQDGKTITHEFYKGKVYVVEFFFATCPSICPVMNQNMLYIQESYNAYKDFGIASITIDPANDTAQALKAHAQQLGAVSPNWNFLTGDKDYIYKLANKGFKIYAGENKQAAGGFEHSGLFALIDKYGNIRCRTKNGNPIMYYSGLNYADKDGMEEDLSGKYRPGVEALKEDIKKLLEE; encoded by the coding sequence ATGAAGAACAAATCATACATTGGCATTTCATTTATAATCCTGGTGTTCGGCATACTTACAATCCCTAAAATTGTAGACCGGATTAAGAATGAAGATGTAGTTAAGAATGACCGCCTTAATGTGGTACAGGGCAAGCAGAGTGATTTGTTTACCGTTGGCAAAGCCCCTTTTTTCCGCCTCACAAATCAGGACGGGAAGACTATCACGCATGAGTTTTATAAAGGCAAGGTGTACGTGGTTGAATTCTTTTTCGCAACATGCCCATCTATCTGTCCTGTGATGAACCAAAACATGCTGTATATACAGGAAAGCTACAATGCCTATAAAGATTTCGGTATAGCATCAATAACCATTGACCCGGCTAATGATACAGCGCAAGCGTTGAAAGCACATGCGCAGCAATTGGGTGCGGTTTCCCCAAACTGGAATTTCCTTACAGGCGATAAAGACTACATTTATAAACTGGCCAATAAAGGTTTTAAGATATACGCAGGCGAAAACAAGCAGGCGGCAGGCGGGTTTGAGCACAGCGGCCTTTTTGCCCTCATTGATAAATACGGAAATATACGCTGCCGTACCAAAAACGGAAACCCGATTATGTATTACTCGGGGTTGAATTATGCCGATAAAGATGGTATGGAAGAAGACCTTAGCGGTAAGTACAGGCCCGGCGTGGAAGCATTAAAAGAAGACATAAAGAAATTACTTGAAGAATAA
- a CDS encoding VanZ family protein: MALNKYFWPAAIWTAIITVACMVSMDTFSEADSIFSLPNKDKLLHGVFYFGFTVLWVLFFRTRPMVKKPILLGFIFAVVYGIIIEICQAFFTTNRSGDVLDALANTMGAAVAVIVLRMLFTKR; encoded by the coding sequence TTGGCGCTTAATAAATATTTCTGGCCGGCTGCTATCTGGACTGCCATTATCACGGTGGCATGTATGGTAAGCATGGATACATTTAGCGAGGCTGATTCAATATTTTCTTTACCGAATAAAGATAAGCTGCTTCACGGCGTGTTTTATTTTGGCTTTACTGTATTGTGGGTATTGTTTTTCAGGACAAGGCCTATGGTAAAAAAGCCTATACTGCTTGGATTTATCTTTGCGGTTGTTTACGGTATAATCATTGAAATTTGCCAGGCCTTTTTTACAACTAACCGAAGCGGCGATGTTTTAGATGCGCTTGCCAATACTATGGGTGCGGCAGTGGCAGTAATAGTATTAAGAATGCTTTTCACCAAAAGATAA
- a CDS encoding cytochrome c oxidase subunit 3, translating into MEMSIAEHNERKAKTYKMLLWFGMVSMFMMFAGLTSAYVVSTTRRDWLNDFKLPDAFIISTVVIVLSSITFHMAKTAMKKGNRSNTTAMLLATLVLGIAFVAAQFYGFSQVVESGFYFTGSESTVTTSFLYIVTIMHLAHLFAGIIVLLVVIYNHFKQKYTPAQTLGIELGAMFWHFLDILWIYLFLFFYFY; encoded by the coding sequence ATGGAAATGTCAATTGCTGAACATAACGAGAGAAAAGCAAAAACATACAAGATGCTGCTTTGGTTTGGAATGGTGAGTATGTTTATGATGTTTGCCGGCCTAACCAGTGCCTATGTGGTTAGTACTACACGCCGTGACTGGCTTAATGATTTTAAGCTGCCAGATGCCTTTATAATCAGTACGGTTGTTATAGTGCTTAGCAGTATTACTTTTCACATGGCAAAAACAGCTATGAAAAAAGGTAACAGGAGCAACACAACTGCTATGCTGCTTGCAACATTGGTATTAGGGATTGCTTTTGTAGCAGCCCAGTTTTACGGTTTCAGCCAGGTTGTTGAAAGCGGATTTTACTTTACAGGCTCTGAGAGTACCGTGACTACGTCATTCCTTTACATTGTAACGATAATGCACCTTGCCCACCTGTTTGCCGGAATTATTGTACTGCTTGTTGTAATTTATAATCATTTTAAACAAAAATACACTCCTGCACAAACCCTTGGTATAGAACTGGGTGCAATGTTTTGGCACTTTCTTGATATTTTGTGGATTTACCTGTTTTTGTTTTTTTATTTCTATTAA
- the deoC gene encoding deoxyribose-phosphate aldolase: MDIRQYLDSTYLKTAQQAGLSDAENVEVVKAAVAEAIEENFKLIMIRPDMVAIAKQMINDAKSHVLVGTVIDFPEGKSPLEEKLAEAEKAIAEGADDLDFVIDYTAFKAGNIAEVKQQVVACTRLGRKHGKIVKWIIETAALDDHEIVQLSALIKNCVITHLCEDDYNHVFVKSSTGFYKTENGKPNGATVAAIKLMLENSFPLPVKASGGVRSYEEAVEMIQLGVKRIGTSSAKAIAAGEAASGGY; this comes from the coding sequence ATGGATATTAGGCAATATTTAGATTCAACATACCTTAAAACAGCACAGCAGGCAGGCTTATCGGACGCTGAAAATGTAGAAGTAGTTAAAGCTGCAGTGGCAGAAGCTATTGAAGAAAATTTTAAGCTTATCATGATCCGGCCTGATATGGTGGCAATAGCTAAGCAAATGATTAATGATGCAAAATCACATGTTCTGGTGGGGACAGTGATAGATTTTCCGGAAGGTAAATCTCCTTTGGAAGAAAAACTTGCCGAAGCTGAAAAGGCTATTGCAGAAGGCGCTGATGATCTTGACTTTGTAATTGACTATACAGCATTTAAAGCAGGCAACATTGCTGAAGTAAAGCAGCAGGTTGTAGCATGTACACGCCTGGGCAGAAAACATGGTAAGATAGTGAAGTGGATAATAGAAACTGCCGCACTTGATGATCATGAAATTGTTCAGCTGAGTGCGCTAATTAAAAACTGTGTAATCACTCACCTTTGTGAGGACGATTACAATCATGTGTTCGTAAAATCATCAACCGGATTTTATAAAACAGAAAACGGTAAGCCAAACGGAGCTACTGTTGCAGCCATAAAGTTAATGCTTGAAAATTCTTTCCCTTTGCCGGTGAAAGCTTCAGGAGGTGTGAGGAGCTATGAGGAAGCTGTTGAGATGATACAGCTTGGCGTGAAGCGTATAGGCACATCATCTGCAAAAGCTATTGCGGCTGGAGAAGCGGCCTCAGGAGGATATTAA
- a CDS encoding cytochrome C oxidase subunit IV family protein, which produces MAHTHESNTKRIWLVFGFLSLITIVEVILGIIKPESLYMTNFLRMSLLNWIFIILTLVKAYYIMWAFMHLEGEKANFRWSIVAPLVFLILYLILIILIEGDYIFEVFKNSHYKWMF; this is translated from the coding sequence ATGGCACATACACACGAATCAAACACAAAAAGGATCTGGCTTGTTTTCGGTTTCCTTTCATTAATAACAATTGTAGAGGTTATATTGGGTATCATTAAGCCCGAGTCGCTTTACATGACCAACTTCCTTCGCATGAGCCTGCTTAACTGGATATTCATCATCCTTACGCTGGTAAAAGCCTACTACATTATGTGGGCGTTCATGCACCTTGAAGGAGAAAAGGCAAACTTCAGATGGTCAATAGTGGCGCCTCTTGTTTTCCTTATTCTTTATCTTATACTTATAATACTGATAGAAGGTGATTATATATTCGAAGTGTTTAAGAACTCTCATTATAAATGGATGTTCTAA
- the cyoE gene encoding heme o synthase: protein MDASQNPSHSKSFFTDFVAITKARLAISVVFSSAAGYLLGTSDEHPFSWVTFIMLVLGGYCMVGASNVFNQIIEKDLDALMDRTKNRPVPSGKMSVRTAFIFGGILTLAGLAILYSINPKTAMFGAVSIFLYTSIYTPLKTITPLSVFVGAFPGAIPFMLGWVAATDYFGIEAGTLFLIQFFWQFPHFWAIGWFLYDDYKKAGFFMLPTGKKDKKTALQTILYTVWLIIASLLPATGYTGDLKLSLVSAGLVLLAGLWMLVYAVKLYNKMDGPAARKLMLVSVSYISLLQVIYVLDKFIR, encoded by the coding sequence TTGGACGCTTCGCAAAACCCATCTCACTCTAAATCGTTTTTTACTGATTTTGTTGCAATTACAAAAGCAAGGCTGGCCATCAGCGTTGTATTTTCGTCTGCGGCAGGATATCTTCTTGGCACTTCAGATGAACATCCTTTTAGCTGGGTAACATTCATCATGCTCGTTTTAGGTGGCTATTGCATGGTTGGGGCTTCAAATGTTTTCAACCAGATAATTGAAAAAGACCTTGACGCCTTGATGGACAGGACAAAAAACCGCCCTGTGCCTTCAGGTAAAATGTCGGTACGTACGGCCTTTATTTTTGGCGGAATCCTTACGCTTGCAGGCCTTGCCATACTGTACAGCATTAACCCAAAAACGGCCATGTTTGGTGCGGTATCTATATTCTTATACACCAGCATATATACCCCGCTAAAGACAATCACCCCGCTTTCTGTATTTGTAGGCGCTTTCCCGGGCGCAATACCTTTTATGCTGGGCTGGGTTGCGGCTACAGATTATTTTGGTATTGAGGCCGGTACGCTTTTCCTTATACAATTCTTCTGGCAGTTCCCTCACTTTTGGGCTATTGGCTGGTTTTTGTATGATGACTATAAGAAAGCCGGATTCTTTATGCTGCCAACCGGCAAAAAAGATAAAAAAACTGCATTGCAGACTATACTTTATACAGTATGGCTTATTATAGCATCATTACTGCCTGCTACCGGGTATACAGGAGACCTGAAACTGAGTCTTGTTTCGGCGGGGCTTGTATTGCTGGCAGGGCTCTGGATGCTTGTGTATGCCGTAAAATTGTATAATAAAATGGATGGCCCGGCCGCACGGAAGCTTATGCTGGTGAGCGTAAGCTACATATCGCTGCTGCAGGTTATATATGTGTTAGATAAATTTATTAGATAA
- a CDS encoding DUF420 domain-containing protein, producing the protein MDTQNTTEAKYNKWIVVLSIAIPLVVALLFTVNLHDLGYDVKPLTFLPPIYAGINAVTAIVLVTAVMVVRRGNRTLHEKLMKFAIFLSVCFLAMYVAYHMTSIETKFGDINGNLIVDEAEKAKTGYVRYLYYFILLTHILLSIVIIPFVLITYVRGIAGSFERHKKIARITYPMWLYVAVTGVIVYIMISPYYIH; encoded by the coding sequence ATGGATACTCAAAATACTACCGAGGCAAAGTATAACAAATGGATAGTGGTATTGTCAATTGCCATACCACTTGTGGTAGCGCTATTGTTTACTGTTAACTTACATGACTTGGGTTATGATGTAAAGCCCCTTACTTTTCTTCCGCCGATATATGCAGGCATAAATGCAGTTACAGCTATAGTTTTGGTAACGGCAGTAATGGTGGTAAGAAGAGGTAATCGCACATTACATGAAAAACTGATGAAGTTTGCAATATTCCTTTCTGTATGTTTCCTTGCCATGTATGTAGCGTACCACATGACAAGCATTGAGACTAAGTTTGGAGATATCAACGGTAATCTTATAGTTGATGAAGCCGAGAAAGCAAAAACAGGCTATGTGCGCTACCTGTATTACTTTATACTTCTTACGCATATTTTGCTAAGTATCGTTATCATCCCATTTGTGCTTATAACGTATGTTCGGGGCATTGCAGGCAGTTTTGAGCGGCATAAAAAGATTGCCCGCATAACTTACCCAATGTGGCTGTATGTAGCTGTTACAGGTGTTATTGTGTATATTATGATCTCGCCTTATTACATTCACTAA